In Ovis aries strain OAR_USU_Benz2616 breed Rambouillet chromosome 8, ARS-UI_Ramb_v3.0, whole genome shotgun sequence, a single window of DNA contains:
- the HECA gene encoding headcase protein homolog, whose translation MPNPKNSKGGRKNKRANSSGDEQENGAGALAVAGAAGAAAGGALAAAAGCGAAAAGAPGTGGAAGAGGAGPGAANAAAAAGAAAAGDAKNEAPCATPLICSFGRPVDLEKDDYQKVVCNNEHCPHSTWMHLQCFYEWESSILVQFNCIGRARSWNEKQCRQNMWTKKGYDLAFRFCSCRCGQGHLKKDTDWYQVKRMQDEKKKKSGSEKNTGRPPGEAVEEAKKCRPPSKPQKGLSHDLPRRHSMDRQNSQEKGGAGAGTAVYGARSPCGSPGQSPPTGYSILSPAHFSGPRSSRYLGEFLKNAIHLEPHKKALAGGHVFRNAHFDYSPAGLSVHRGGHFDAPVQFLRRLDLSELLTHIPRHKLNTFHVRMEDDAQMGQGEDLRKFILAALSASHRNVVNCALCHRALPVFEQFPLVDGTLFLSPSRHDEIEYDVPCHLQGRLMHLYAVCVDCLEGVHKIICIKCKSRWDGSWHQLGTMYTYDILAASPCCQARLNCKHCGKPVIDVRIGMQYFSEYSNVQQCPHCGNLDYHFVKPFSSFKVLEAY comes from the exons ATGCCCAATCCCAAAAACAGTAAAGGCGGCCGCAAAAACAAGCGCGCCAACAGCAGCGGGGACGAGCAGGAAAATGGAGCCGGGGCCCTGGCAGTGGCGGGCGCGGCGGGCGCCGCGGCCGGGGGGGCCCTGGCGGCGGCGGCCGGCTGCGGAGCAGCGGCGGCGGGCGCACCCGGCACCGGGGGCGCGGCGGGCGCGGGAGGCGCGGGGCCGGGCGCCGCCAACGCCGCGGCCGCCGCGGGGGCTGCAGCCGCGGGCGACGCCAAGAACG AAGCCCCTTGTGCAACGCCCCTGATCTGCAGCTTCGGGAGGCCGGTGGACCTGGAGAAAGATGACTACCAGAAGGTGGTGTGCAACAACGAGCACTGCCCGCACAGCACCTGGATGCACCTGCAGTGCTTCTACGAGTGGGAGAGCAGCATCCTGGTCCAGTTCAACTGCATCGGCCGGGCCCGGAGCTGGAACGAGAAGCAGTGCCGCCAGAACATGTGGACCAAGAAGGGCTACGACCTGGCCTTCCGCTTCTGCTCCTGCCGCTGCGGCCAGGGCCACCTGAAGAAGGACACGGACTGGTACCAGGTGAAGCGGATGCAGgatgagaagaagaagaagtcgGGGTCGGAGAAGAACACTGGGAGGCCCCCCGGCGAGGCGGTGGAGGAGGCCAAGAAGTGCCGGCCGCCCTCCAAGCCCCAGAAAGGCCTGAGCCACGACCTGCCCCGCCGGCACTCCATGGACCGGCAGAACTCGCAGGAGAAGGGCGGTGCCGGGGCCGGCACGGCAGTCTACGGGGCGCGCTCGCCCTGCGGCTCCCCGGGCCAGTCCCCGCCCACCGGCTACTCCATCCTCTCCCCCGCCCACTTCAGCGGCCCCCGCTCCTCCAGGTACCTCGGGGAGTTCCTTAAGAACGCCATCCACCTGGAGCCTCACAAAAAGGCCCTGGCCGGGGGCCACGTGTTCCGAAACGCCCACTTTGACTACAGTCCGGCGGGGTTGTCGGTTCATAGAGGGGGCCACTTCGATGCGCCGGTGCAGTTCCTCCGGCGCCTGGACCTGTCCGAGCTCCTGACTCACATCCCCCGGCACAAGCTGAACACTTTCCACGTGCGGATGGAGGACGATGCCCAGATGGGCCAGGGCGAGGACCTGCGCAAGTTCATCCTGGCAGCCCTGAGCGCCAGCCACAGGAACGTGGTGAACTGCGCCCTGTGCCACCGGGCGCTCCCGGTGTTCGAGCAGTTCCCGCTGGTGGACGGCACTCTGTTCTTAAGCCCCTCGAGACACGATGAGATCGAATACGATGTTCCCTGTCACCTTCAAG GGAGGCTCATGCACCTGTACGCGGTGTGTGTGGACTGCCTGGAAGGTGTTCACAAGATCATCTGCATCAAGTGTAAGTCGCGGTGGGACGGCAGCTGGCACCAGCTGGGCACCATGTACACCTACGACATCCTGGCCGCCTCTCCGTGCTGTCAG GCCCGCCTGAACTGTAAGCACTGCGGGAAGCCGGTGATTGACGTGCGGATCGGCATGCAGTACTTCTCCGAGTACAGCAATGTCCAGCAGTGTCCACACTGTGGCAACCTGGACTACCATTTCGTGAAGCCATTTTCCTCCTTCAAAGTTCTTGAAGCTTATTGA